One Streptomyces sp. RPA4-2 genomic window carries:
- a CDS encoding menaquinone biosynthetic enzyme MqnA/MqnD family protein: MTEPLVAEPSSALRTKRRRPRVGHIEFLNCLPLFWGLARTGSLLDLDLRTDSPDGLNKALAAGDLDIGPISLVEFLRHADDLVALPDIAVGSDGDVMSCLILSQVPLEQLDGERVALGSTSRTSVRLARLLLEEKVGVRPEYVVRPPDLRTMMSEARAAVIIGDVALSAALHEAPGLGLQVHDLGRMWKEWTGLPFVFAVFAARRDFLAREPALVHQVHADLLASRDLSLREVTEVSEQASQWEEFDAGTLERYYTQALDFRLGAEQLAGIKEFARRVGGAAEGFPPDVAVRLLGTAPE, from the coding sequence ATGACCGAACCACTCGTCGCAGAACCGTCGTCGGCGCTGCGCACCAAACGTCGCCGCCCCCGAGTCGGGCACATCGAGTTCCTCAACTGCCTGCCGCTGTTCTGGGGGCTGGCCCGCACCGGCAGCCTGCTCGACCTGGATCTGCGCACGGACAGCCCGGACGGCCTCAACAAGGCGCTGGCCGCCGGTGATCTCGACATCGGGCCGATCAGCCTGGTCGAGTTCCTGCGGCACGCCGACGACCTGGTGGCCCTGCCGGACATCGCGGTGGGCAGTGACGGCGACGTCATGTCGTGCCTGATCCTCAGTCAGGTGCCGTTGGAGCAGCTGGACGGCGAGCGTGTCGCGCTGGGCTCGACCAGCCGGACCTCGGTGCGGCTGGCCCGGCTGCTCCTGGAGGAGAAGGTGGGGGTGCGGCCGGAGTACGTGGTGCGGCCGCCCGACCTGCGCACGATGATGTCCGAGGCCCGCGCGGCGGTCATCATCGGTGACGTGGCGCTGAGTGCCGCGCTGCACGAGGCTCCCGGGCTCGGCCTCCAGGTCCATGACCTGGGCCGGATGTGGAAGGAGTGGACCGGCCTCCCGTTCGTGTTCGCCGTGTTCGCGGCGCGCCGCGACTTCCTCGCCCGCGAGCCCGCTCTGGTCCACCAGGTCCACGCCGACCTGCTGGCCTCCCGGGACCTGTCGCTGCGCGAGGTGACCGAGGTGAGCGAACAGGCCTCCCAGTGGGAGGAGTTCGACGCCGGAACGCTGGAGCGGTACTACACGCAGGCGCTCGACTTCCGGCTCGGCGCGGAGCAGCTGGCCGGCATCAAGGAGTTCGCCCGCCGGGTCGGCGGTGCGGCCGAGGGCTTCCCGCCCGACGTGGCCGTACGCCTGCTGGGCACCGCCCCCGAGTGA
- a CDS encoding ferredoxin — protein sequence MSQQTSGEQAFEVWIDHELCTGDGICAQYAPEVFELDVDGIAYVKDEDDELLQEPRAATRIPLELLPDVADSAKECPGECIHVRRVADDVEVWGPEAESA from the coding sequence ATGTCCCAGCAGACGAGCGGCGAGCAGGCCTTCGAGGTCTGGATCGACCATGAGCTGTGCACCGGCGACGGTATCTGTGCCCAGTACGCGCCCGAGGTGTTCGAACTGGACGTGGACGGCATCGCCTATGTGAAAGACGAGGACGACGAGCTCCTCCAGGAGCCCCGCGCCGCCACGCGGATCCCGCTGGAGCTGCTGCCGGATGTCGCCGACTCCGCCAAGGAGTGCCCCGGCGAGTGCATCCACGTGCGCCGTGTCGCCGACGACGTCGAGGTCTGGGGTCCGGAGGCGGAGAGCGCCTGA
- a CDS encoding ABC transporter permease, protein MAWAVQSRGGDALRPASAAKAIHDVVVITRRNIIRMVRIPEVLVLSLVQPIVFVLLFAYLFAGSFALPGAGGPEAYREYMMPGFFAQTIAFATASNSSVGMANDLKSGMVDRFRSLPMSRGALLTGRALADLVQNSAVIVVMVGCALIVGWRIHHGFLHAAAAFGLLLLLGHALSWVGVLIGLSVRAPEAAATGNFLWLFPLTFLSNAFVAPSTLPAPLRFAAEWNPLTATVQAARDLFGNPGLHATTGWPAEHAVVVSVAWSVVIALACRALAVRRYRASAA, encoded by the coding sequence GTGGCATGGGCGGTACAGTCCCGCGGCGGGGACGCCCTGCGCCCCGCGTCCGCGGCGAAGGCGATCCACGACGTGGTCGTGATCACGCGGCGCAACATCATCAGGATGGTCCGCATCCCCGAGGTGCTGGTCCTCAGCCTCGTGCAGCCGATCGTGTTCGTCCTGCTCTTCGCCTACCTCTTCGCGGGCTCCTTCGCGCTGCCCGGCGCGGGCGGGCCGGAGGCCTACCGCGAGTACATGATGCCCGGCTTCTTCGCGCAGACCATCGCCTTCGCGACCGCCAGCAACAGCAGCGTGGGCATGGCCAACGACCTCAAGAGCGGCATGGTCGACCGGTTCCGCTCGCTGCCCATGTCCCGCGGGGCGCTGCTGACCGGCCGCGCGCTCGCCGACCTGGTGCAGAACAGCGCCGTGATCGTGGTGATGGTGGGCTGCGCCCTGATCGTCGGCTGGCGCATCCACCACGGATTCCTGCACGCGGCCGCGGCGTTCGGGCTGCTGCTCCTGCTGGGCCACGCCCTGTCGTGGGTGGGGGTGCTCATCGGTCTGTCGGTCCGCGCGCCGGAGGCCGCCGCGACCGGCAACTTCCTGTGGCTGTTCCCGCTGACCTTCCTGTCGAACGCGTTCGTCGCGCCGTCCACGCTCCCGGCCCCGCTGCGTTTCGCGGCGGAGTGGAACCCGCTCACGGCCACCGTCCAGGCGGCCCGTGACCTGTTCGGCAACCCCGGGCTGCACGCGACGACCGGCTGGCCCGCCGAGCACGCCGTGGTGGTGTCCGTGGCGTGGTCGGTCGTCATCGCCCTGGCGTGCCGGGCGCTGGCGGTGCGCCGCTACCGCGCGTCCGCCGCCTGA
- a CDS encoding thioesterase II family protein has protein sequence MSPTPADDLWIRSFRPAPEAAERLVCFPHAGGSASFYLPVAAALSPAVDVVAVQYPGRQDRRHEPGLTSVAELADRVAEALRAWQDRPLTFFGHSMGAVVAFEVARRLERSGSGPVRLFASGRRAPSRTRDERVHTLGDDRLIAEIRALSGTDSRLLDDEELLRMVLPAIRNDYTAVETYLAAPDDTVRCPVTVLVGDDDPKTSLDEARAWEGHTLGGSTLRVFPGGHFYLTDRAADVLAVLTEHFTATVSRGA, from the coding sequence ATGAGTCCAACTCCCGCGGACGATCTGTGGATCCGCAGTTTCCGTCCCGCTCCCGAAGCGGCCGAGCGTCTGGTGTGCTTTCCGCACGCGGGGGGTTCCGCCAGTTTCTACCTGCCGGTCGCGGCGGCCCTCAGTCCCGCCGTCGACGTGGTCGCGGTGCAGTACCCGGGGCGGCAGGACCGGCGTCATGAGCCGGGGCTGACCTCAGTGGCCGAACTCGCCGACCGGGTCGCCGAGGCGCTGCGGGCCTGGCAGGACCGGCCGCTGACGTTCTTCGGGCACAGCATGGGAGCGGTGGTCGCCTTCGAGGTGGCCCGGCGTCTGGAGCGGTCCGGGAGCGGACCGGTGCGGCTGTTCGCGTCGGGGCGGCGGGCGCCGTCCCGGACCCGGGACGAGAGGGTGCACACCCTCGGTGACGACCGGCTGATCGCCGAGATCCGTGCGCTCAGCGGTACCGACAGCCGGCTTCTCGACGACGAGGAGCTGTTGCGCATGGTGCTGCCGGCGATCCGTAACGACTACACGGCCGTCGAGACCTATCTGGCCGCGCCGGACGACACCGTGCGCTGCCCGGTGACGGTGCTGGTCGGCGACGACGACCCGAAGACCTCGCTGGACGAGGCGCGCGCCTGGGAGGGCCACACGCTGGGCGGCAGCACGCTGCGGGTGTTCCCCGGCGGTCACTTCTATCTCACCGACCGGGCGGCGGACGTCCTCGCCGTCCTCACCGAGCACTTCACCGCGACGGTCTCCCGCGGGGCGTAG
- the mqnC gene encoding cyclic dehypoxanthinyl futalosine synthase, whose translation MPRPTPSPLQSVLDRAAEGERITPAEALALYRDAPLHALGAAADAVRRRKYAGTEHIATYIIERNINYTNVCVTACKFCAFYAAPKDTAKGWTRDLDDILRRCAETVELGGTQIMFQGGHHPDYGVEYYEKHFSAIKENFPQLVIHSLGASEVEHMARISKVSVEEAIQRIHTAGLDSFAGAGAELLPARPRKAIAPLKESGERWLEIMETAHGLGVESTSTMLMGTGETNAERIEHMRMIRDVQDRTGGFRAFIPYTYQPENNHLKGRTQATLFEYVRMIAIARLFFDNVRHIQGSWLTTGKEAGQLTLHYGADDLGSVMLEENVVSSAGAKHRSNLVELLTLIRGAGRVPAQRSTTYEHLRVNDDPANDPVDERVVSHISSTAIAGGTAHPELKLISAN comes from the coding sequence ATGCCCCGACCTACCCCGTCCCCGTTGCAGTCCGTCCTCGACCGTGCCGCCGAGGGTGAGCGCATCACCCCGGCGGAGGCCCTGGCCCTGTACCGTGACGCTCCGCTGCACGCGCTGGGCGCCGCCGCCGACGCCGTACGCCGCCGCAAGTACGCCGGCACCGAGCACATCGCGACGTACATCATCGAGCGGAACATCAACTACACGAACGTGTGCGTCACGGCGTGCAAGTTCTGCGCCTTCTACGCCGCGCCCAAGGACACCGCCAAGGGCTGGACCCGCGACCTCGACGACATCCTGCGCCGCTGCGCGGAGACCGTCGAACTCGGCGGCACCCAGATCATGTTCCAGGGCGGACACCACCCCGACTACGGCGTGGAGTACTACGAGAAGCACTTCTCCGCGATCAAGGAGAACTTCCCCCAGCTGGTCATCCACTCCCTCGGCGCGTCCGAGGTCGAGCACATGGCCCGGATCTCCAAGGTGAGCGTGGAGGAGGCCATCCAGCGGATCCACACCGCCGGCCTCGACTCCTTCGCGGGCGCCGGCGCGGAACTGCTCCCGGCCCGCCCCCGCAAGGCGATCGCCCCGCTCAAGGAGTCCGGCGAACGCTGGCTGGAGATCATGGAGACCGCGCACGGGCTGGGGGTCGAGTCGACCTCGACGATGCTCATGGGCACCGGCGAGACCAACGCCGAACGCATCGAGCACATGCGGATGATCCGCGACGTACAGGACCGGACCGGCGGTTTCCGCGCCTTCATCCCGTACACCTACCAGCCGGAGAACAACCACCTCAAGGGCCGTACGCAGGCCACGCTCTTCGAGTACGTGCGGATGATCGCGATCGCCCGGCTCTTCTTCGACAACGTGCGGCACATCCAGGGTTCCTGGCTGACCACCGGCAAGGAGGCCGGCCAGCTGACCCTGCACTACGGCGCGGACGACCTCGGCTCCGTGATGCTGGAGGAGAACGTCGTCTCCTCGGCCGGCGCCAAGCACCGCTCCAACCTGGTGGAACTGCTCACGCTGATCCGCGGTGCCGGGCGGGTGCCCGCGCAGCGCTCCACGACCTACGAGCACCTCAGGGTCAACGACGACCCGGCGAACGACCCGGTCGACGAGCGGGTCGTCTCCCACATCTCGTCCACCGCGATCGCGGGCGGCACCGCCCACCCCGAGCTGAAGCTGATCTCCGCGAACTGA
- the mqnE gene encoding aminofutalosine synthase MqnE yields MDAGLKRELEEKVYSGERLSREDGIALYESDELAWLGELAHHARTVKNGDVVHFNVNRHLNMTNVCTASCAYCSFQRKPGEMDAYTMRIEEAVRLAKTMESEHLSELHIVNGLHPTLPWRYYPRSLRELKKALPNVSLKAFTATEIHHFETISGLSASDILDELIDAGLESLTGGGAEIFDWEVRQHIVDHRTHWEDWSRIHRLAHSKGLKTPCTMLYGHIEEPRHRVDHVLRLRELQDETGGFQVFIPLRYQHDFVDMKDGKVRNKLQARTQMATGTEALKIFAVSRLLFDNVPHVKVFWVMHGLHTAQLALQHGADDMDGSVVEYKITHDADNYGTPNKLTREDLLDLIRDAGFRPVERNTRYEIIREYDGPDLTRRDEPQPMRV; encoded by the coding sequence ATGGACGCAGGGCTCAAGCGTGAGCTGGAGGAGAAGGTCTACTCCGGTGAACGGCTGTCCCGCGAGGACGGCATCGCGTTGTACGAGTCGGACGAGCTGGCCTGGCTGGGCGAGCTCGCGCACCATGCGCGGACGGTCAAGAACGGCGACGTGGTCCACTTCAACGTCAACCGTCACCTCAACATGACGAACGTGTGCACCGCGTCGTGCGCCTACTGCTCGTTCCAGCGCAAGCCGGGCGAGATGGACGCGTACACGATGCGTATCGAGGAGGCGGTCCGTCTCGCCAAGACGATGGAGAGCGAGCACCTCTCGGAGCTGCACATCGTCAACGGCCTGCACCCGACGCTTCCTTGGCGCTACTACCCGCGTTCGCTGCGGGAGCTGAAGAAGGCGCTGCCGAACGTCTCGCTGAAGGCGTTCACGGCGACGGAGATCCACCACTTCGAGACGATCTCCGGCCTGTCGGCCTCCGACATCCTGGACGAGCTGATCGACGCCGGTCTGGAGTCGCTGACCGGCGGCGGCGCGGAGATCTTCGACTGGGAGGTGCGGCAGCACATCGTCGACCACCGCACCCACTGGGAGGACTGGTCGCGCATCCACCGCCTCGCGCACTCCAAGGGCCTCAAGACGCCGTGCACCATGCTGTACGGGCACATCGAGGAGCCCCGCCACCGTGTCGACCACGTGCTGAGGCTGCGTGAGCTGCAGGACGAGACCGGCGGCTTCCAGGTCTTCATCCCGCTGCGCTACCAGCACGACTTCGTGGACATGAAGGACGGCAAGGTCCGCAACAAGCTCCAGGCGCGCACCCAGATGGCGACCGGTACCGAGGCGCTGAAGATCTTCGCGGTCTCCCGCCTGCTGTTCGACAACGTCCCGCACGTCAAGGTCTTCTGGGTCATGCACGGCCTGCACACCGCGCAGCTCGCCCTGCAGCACGGCGCGGACGACATGGACGGTTCGGTCGTCGAGTACAAGATCACGCATGACGCGGACAACTACGGCACCCCGAACAAGCTGACCCGCGAGGATCTGCTCGACCTGATCCGTGACGCCGGCTTCCGTCCCGTGGAGCGCAACACCCGCTACGAGATCATCCGCGAGTACGACGGCCCGGACCTCACCCGCCGCGACGAGCCGCAGCCGATGCGTGTCTGA
- a CDS encoding ATP-binding cassette domain-containing protein: MPGAIHAEGLVKTFGKIRALDGVTLTVPEGTVLGLLGPNGAGKTTAVRVLTTLLRPDAGTATVAGHDVVRAPDLVRRSIGLSGQFAAVDDRLTGRENLRMIGELYGMRAGAARRRAEELLAQFELTGAADRVSTTYSGGMRRRLDLACALVVRPSVMFLDEPSVGLDPTSRLLLWEAIDRLVDAGTTLLLTTQYLEEADRLAQDIAVVDQGRIIAQGTPRELKTRTSRQQIEIVVERAEQIEGAAALLGRFSTRAPDVDRARSLVSAPVDGGVHLLTEVIGALAGAGIEISDISLRQPTLDEVFLALTDPPRGGRSKHAMVSAGASNEKE, translated from the coding sequence ATGCCGGGCGCCATCCACGCTGAGGGCCTCGTCAAGACCTTCGGGAAGATCCGGGCTCTCGACGGAGTCACTCTCACGGTCCCGGAGGGCACCGTGCTGGGTCTGCTGGGCCCCAACGGGGCGGGCAAGACCACCGCCGTCCGGGTGCTCACCACTTTGCTGCGCCCCGACGCGGGCACCGCCACGGTCGCGGGCCACGACGTGGTCCGCGCCCCGGACCTGGTGCGCCGGTCGATCGGGCTGTCCGGCCAGTTCGCCGCCGTCGACGACCGGCTGACGGGCCGTGAGAACCTGCGCATGATCGGCGAGTTGTACGGCATGCGGGCCGGCGCGGCCCGGCGGCGGGCGGAGGAGCTGCTCGCGCAGTTCGAGCTGACCGGGGCCGCCGACCGGGTGTCCACCACGTACTCGGGCGGCATGCGCCGGCGCCTCGACCTCGCGTGCGCGCTGGTGGTGCGGCCGTCGGTGATGTTCCTCGACGAGCCGTCGGTGGGCCTCGACCCCACCAGCCGCCTGCTGTTGTGGGAGGCCATCGACCGGCTGGTCGACGCGGGCACCACCCTGCTGCTGACCACGCAGTACCTGGAGGAGGCGGACCGGCTCGCCCAGGACATCGCCGTCGTCGACCAGGGCCGGATCATCGCCCAGGGCACACCGCGCGAACTCAAGACACGCACCAGCCGGCAGCAGATCGAGATCGTCGTGGAGCGCGCCGAACAGATCGAGGGCGCCGCCGCGCTGCTGGGCCGCTTCAGCACCCGCGCACCCGACGTGGACCGGGCCAGGTCGCTGGTCTCCGCGCCGGTGGACGGCGGCGTGCACCTGCTGACCGAGGTCATCGGCGCCCTGGCCGGCGCCGGGATCGAGATCAGTGACATCAGCCTGCGCCAGCCGACCCTCGACGAGGTGTTCCTGGCCCTGACGGACCCGCCCCGCGGCGGCCGGTCCAAGCACGCGATGGTCTCGGCCGGCGCGTCGAACGAGAAGGAGTGA
- a CDS encoding 1,4-dihydroxy-6-naphthoate synthase produces the protein MTSRLTLAHSPCPNDTFVFHALTHGLIPGAPGTDVRLADIDVTNGLAERGELDVLKVSYGVLPHVLDTYALLPCGGAVGRGCGPLVLRRETGPAGRLTGARVAVPSTSSTAYLLFRLWAARAVPGGVGEIVVLPFHEIMPAVRDGLVDAGLVIHEARFTYRHYGLHSVADLGEEWEKETTLPVPLGAIIARRSLGATRLTALADAVRASVRAAWDTPAASRPYVLQHAQELATDVVDQHIELYVNSFTAELGDEGHAAVRELLGRSADLGLLPAVPDGALDFPPSL, from the coding sequence ATGACGTCACGACTGACCCTGGCGCACTCCCCGTGCCCGAACGACACGTTCGTCTTCCACGCCCTGACCCACGGCCTGATCCCCGGCGCTCCCGGAACCGACGTGCGCCTGGCCGACATCGACGTCACCAACGGACTCGCCGAACGCGGTGAACTGGACGTCCTCAAGGTGTCCTACGGCGTCCTGCCGCACGTACTCGACACCTACGCCCTGCTGCCGTGCGGCGGCGCCGTCGGCCGCGGCTGCGGACCGCTCGTCCTGCGCAGGGAGACCGGCCCCGCCGGCCGCCTCACCGGCGCCCGCGTCGCCGTACCCAGCACGAGCTCCACCGCCTACCTCCTCTTCCGCCTCTGGGCGGCCCGCGCCGTCCCCGGCGGCGTCGGCGAGATCGTCGTCCTGCCCTTCCACGAGATCATGCCCGCCGTGCGCGACGGCCTCGTCGACGCCGGCCTCGTCATCCACGAGGCCCGCTTCACCTACCGCCACTACGGCCTGCACAGCGTCGCCGACCTGGGCGAGGAATGGGAGAAGGAGACGACCCTGCCCGTCCCGCTCGGCGCCATCATCGCCCGCCGCAGCCTCGGCGCCACCCGTCTCACCGCCCTCGCCGACGCCGTCCGCGCCTCCGTCCGCGCCGCCTGGGACACCCCCGCCGCCTCCCGCCCCTACGTCCTGCAGCACGCCCAGGAACTGGCCACGGACGTCGTCGACCAGCACATCGAGCTCTACGTCAACTCCTTCACCGCGGAACTCGGCGACGAAGGCCACGCCGCCGTACGGGAACTCCTCGGCCGCAGCGCCGACCTCGGCCTGCTGCCCGCCGTACCCGACGGCGCCCTGGACTTCCCCCCGAGCCTCTAG